In Pleuronectes platessa chromosome 5, fPlePla1.1, whole genome shotgun sequence, a single genomic region encodes these proteins:
- the ccdc92ba gene encoding coiled-coil domain-containing protein 92: MADESSSVSQQLKSVERSMVFLRQEHLTLLHGLHLEILSLQKRCSEVTSELKVVPSGRSQLELQDEEELLEEHCRHVENRLEEQDCTLGEMRDELTHKGALVGALRANLKEKERHFLEELKRRSHCSTILNTELQKQTEAAAYLSFQLHAARQKLHHQRMQQRQVLLARANSQGAQYCAEQNSVSPHMPPGASPSSPVVKPKRKSGRASLRVERARECVPIERVMGPAEPTAMPDPALFLHPRRHRARSRHTVAQRQAPLGMEREDEEERGGEGPVEPQEEAARLMSSAVVPPAAETQAD, from the exons ATGGCTGATGAGAGCAGCAGCGTGTCCCAGCAGTTAAAGAGTGTGGAGAGGAGCATGGTGTTCCTCCGTCAGGAGCACCTCACCTTGCTCCACGGCCTCCACCTGGAGATCCTCTCCCTGCAGAAACGATGCTCAg AAGTGACGAGCGAGCTGAAGGTGGTGCCTTCAGGCAGAAGTCAATTAG AGTTACAGGACGAAGAGGAGCTCCTGGAAGAACATTGTCGTCATGTGGAGAACCGGCTTGAAGAGCAGGATTGCACCTTAGGAGAAATGCGTGATGAGCTGACTCACAAAGGGGCTTTGGTGGGAGCCCTCAGAGCCAATCTCAAAGAGAAAGAGCGCCATTTCCTGGAGGAGCTCAAGCGCCGCAGCCACTGCTCGACCATCCtcaacacagagctgcagaaacaaacagaggcaGCAGCGTACCTCTCCTTCCAGCTGCACGCTGCGAGGCAGAAACTTCACCACCAGCGGATGCAGCAGAGGCAGGTGCTCCTTGCCCGGGCCAACAGTCAGGGGGCCCAGTACTGTGCCGAGCAGAACTCCGTTTCTCCACACATGCCCCCAGGagcctccccttcctcccctgtGGTGAAACCGAAGCGTAAGAGCGGCAGGGCCTCTTTGAGGGTGGAGCGTGCCCGGGAGTGTGTGCCCATAGAGAGAGTGATGGGCCCTGCAGAGCCCACAGCCATGCCGGACCCTGCGCTCTTCCTTCACCCTCGAAGGCACAGAGCTAGATCCAGGCACACCGTGGCACAGAGACAGGCCCCACTCGgcatggagagagaggatgaggaggaaagaggTGGGGAGGGGCCAGTGGAGCCCCAGGAGGAAGCTGCCAGACTGATGTCTTCAGCTGTAGTGCCCCCTGCTGCTGAGACGCAGGCAGACTAG